Genomic window (Phacochoerus africanus isolate WHEZ1 chromosome 1, ROS_Pafr_v1, whole genome shotgun sequence):
CCAGAGGTTTTGAGtttatctccttggagaggcccAAGTCCCACAATAACCTCATGAGGGTCAAATCAGTAAACACATAatgaatgttttgcctctgttatCAGTGGTAGAACAACGGGTGTGGAAGGAATCGGAAGATCTCAACTTGATATCTTGGCTCAAGGCTCAGTTTTCCCAATTGGTAAATATTTGCACACTTGGAAAAATTActaaatttccatcaatttcttcgTGATATCTATCTCCCAAGATAATCgtcagaattaaataaaattctatggATGTGTTACATAAACTATAAATCAATATGTAAATATTAGGTATAGTTATTAATGGCATAAAAATGCATTAAGAAGGGATATTTCTGGGGAAGAGTTCTATAACTTTAAAAGTGCTGTATGACTTGTTTTAGAATAGAAGGTTGGATTTATATGCAGATCATCCCTGGCTAGCTATGGCTTAGTTTTTCTTTACAAATGAGTGATAGAGGCTCAAACAAGCTATTTAACTTTTCAATATTGGTTTCCTCTTCATGAATAGAGGAGATAATGAAATCTACCTCAAAAAACTGGTGCGCAAATAAAGAGTGAAATCAtctatttttgtatccattataTAATTACTGCAGGAGAAAAGCAGATAAGATCTTGCTGCACTCAATCCCTTCTTGTCTCTCTTTaaagtctttatattttttaggtTCAAGATGGCAGATGGACCATATAgatttctcccctccccttccctagAACCTATTAAATTAGAGCAAACCTGGAAGCTAACAATAACGGAGAGAATTGCAGGGACGATATCACTCAAAGGGAGATTAACTAAATTTCTGGATGATGGAAAGGAGATGAAgggaagacagaaagaaggatAAACCATAGCAGAAACTGTTGAGAGGAAGGGTCTCACAAGCAACAGAAAGTTGATCTTCCCTCAAATACCCAGGGAGAATTGGGACACAGAACACTAAGAAAAATACCAGAATTGATGTGGAAACAGAGATAGAGTGGTTAAATGAAAATCTAGTTGAAGAACAGGGGAATGCTAGTTTTGTTGCTTAAAACTTAAAgcaaaatttaggagttcccattgtgcctcagtgggttaagaacccaacatagtctctgtgatgATGAtagtctgattcctggccttgattagtgggtaagggatttggtgttgccacaagctgctgcataggtcccagatgtgggtcagatctggcattgctgtgactgtggcacagtcctgcagttacagctccaattcaaaccctagactgggaacttccatatccacaggtgcaggtacagtcataaaaagaataaataagtaaattaaaataaggcAAAACTTTATCTTTATACTCTGGCATTTGGGACCCCATTCAACCTAAATGTCAACCACCCCTCTCTTACTCTAAAGTGAATTCTGCCTATCAATGAAATTTTTCTGCATCCCCAGAGCTCCATTGCAGCTCGTTAGTGTTTCATTATTAAATCTGAAAGAATGATTGACAAGCATTGCAATGACTGCTATAGTATACGATAGGGTAGAAATTAGCATATATAGCAAAGATAGCATAGCAATGAGTAATCTTAACACCTATATCGTAGGTTGTAAATACCAGTTTTCCCCAAAGGGATCTAGGGCTCCTAGGAGAAATCACTGATTCCATGATTAAAGGAGAAAAGTTCAAGATGAGTTTGGAATATCATGTTGAGCCAGAAAGTAAAGCACTGATCAAACAGCTATGGGGGCCATTTCTAAAGGACAAAGGAGCCAGCATGAAGATGTCCCCACTGTccaaatctgggacaatttgagcaaaaattaatagtaatattAATGGATGGTGACATTGTGCAAAATAAGATCCTCAAGCCCATATtgatacaaataaataagcacgcacaaaaaaataaatggagagaagtacttttattttttgtctttttgccatttcttggtccgctcacgtggcatatagaggttcccaggctagggatcaaatcagagctgtagccaccaacctatgccagagccacagcaacatgggatctgagctgcatctgcgacctacaccacagctcacggcaatgccggatccttaacccactgagcaaggccagagatcgaacccgcaacctcatggttcctagtaggattcgttaaccactgagccacgacgggaactcccaagagaagtACTTTCTCAGTGTAGAATGCCAACTAATAAATGTAGCAGTATGGATACAATTAGAAGTATCCTGTAATAGTGGATGAAAGCTTGATGAGGAACAGAATATGTACACAGTGACAAGGGATCAACACGAGTTATTAATTACAAAGTGGGAAAGAGCGACTTTGCAGTGAAGAAACTTCAAGGACATTACTTTCATCGAGTGATTAAGGTAAACACCAGCCAAATCTATGTGAACATAAGTGACCGACATGAAGTGTCGCCCAATATGATGTACTGAGAAGTATACAGCATCACTTCTATGGCATTTGTAcccaaaaatgctcaacatgaatctaatcatgaggaaagcTGGATAAACCAAAATCAAGGGAGATGACAGATTgatcgatagatagatagatagatagatagatagatagatagatagataacagATAGATAGGGAAAGATATCTTATTATAGGCTAATTTCCTGTTTTGGGTCCTTGAaggaaatgaataagaaatacCTGTCTTTGGATAATCATTTACAGCACATTAATTGGTATAAAATAGGAGAGtattaaattatgtttaaatacTGAATAAAGTGTATTTTAACCCTTGAGCTCCAGAATTGTGTCTTATTTATCTCTGTCCCCAGATTTAGGACAATGCTTGGTGTGGTAGCAACTTGGTGAATGCCTACTGAATGAGTATCTCTTAAAGATAAGTCAACTTCTAGGGCCAGAGACTCTGTCACAGGTTTTTACAGCCTCCAAATTTTTAACACAGTGGCCAAAGCCCAGTGAGTTCATACATACATGAATGAGCTTTACACTGGATTATCCAATACTTTGCACCCATAAAGTAGAGATttaacaagtcaataaacaattattgagcatcttttctgagACAGGCGGGGGTGATAAACActtgatagatgaatgaatgagcttAAATTCAAACAGAGCAGAGGTTTCTCAGGAAGCACGATAAGAAACATTTTCTAAGTGcagaatacttttcttttcaagtgcctttGATGGTAGCTCTCATtgcaaagaataatttttttttcttttgcttttagggccacacttgtggcatatgagagttcccaggctcggggtcgaattggagccacagctgccagcctacaccacagccacagcaatgtgtggtctgagccatgtctgcaacctacaccacagctcatggcaatgctggatccttaacccactgaacaaggcaaggaatcaaaccctcatcctcatggatcctaatcaggttccttaaccactgagccataaagggaactccccttaattTTTAATACAGCTATCTATATAATCAGAGGAGGAaaggtgggaaaaataaaatccatcaatcaaaaaagagaaaaatactatgAGATTTCAGCCCTTTGCTTTCCTTTATTGAACAATTCTTATAGCCTTAAAAATAGAGTTTCATGACCAAATGAAATTTTTCCAGTAGTTTGTGGGGTTCAAAGCTATCTGGAACTGAGTACTAGAAATAGcagggaaatgggaaaaaaacaaaatgaaatgttgTCACTaatgaaaggaggaaagaaatttAACATTCAACAACTAAGAAATGTTCttgaagacaaggatgcccactctcaccacttttattcaacatagtactggaagtcctagtcccagcaatcagacaaacaaaagaaataaaatgcatccaaataggaagagaaaaggtaaaactgtcactgtatgcagatgacatgatactatatatgtaaaaccctaaggactgaacccaaaaaccacttgaactgaacaacaaattcagcaaagtagaaggatataagacTAAGagtcagaaatcagtcacatttctgtatactaccaatgaaatattagaaaaggaagacaaaagtgcaataccttttaaaattgctccccaaaaaatcaaatacctgggaatacatctgaccaaggaggtaaaggacttatatgctgagcctataaaacattaattgaggaaattaaagaagatgtaaagaaatggaacgatattccatgctcctggcttggaaaaattaatattggaaaaatggccgtactacccaaagcaatctacagattcaatgcaatccctatcaaattgcccatgacatttttaacagaactagaacaaacaatccaaaaatttatatggaaccacaaaagacccagaattgccaaagcaatcctgaggaacaaaaaccaagcaggaggcataactctcccagactttaggcaaaaatacaaagccacggtcatcaagacagtgtggtactggtaccaaaacagacagacagaccaacggaacagaatagaaaacccagaaataaacccagacacctacagtcaattaatcttcgacaaaagaggcaagaacataaaatgggaaaaaacagcCTTTccagcaaatattgctgggaaacctggacagctgcttgcaaatcaatgaaactggaacacaccctcacaccatgcacagaaataaactcaaaatggcttaaagacttacatataagacaagacaccatcaaactcctggaagagaacataggcaaaacattctctgacatcaaccttatgaacactttctcaggtcagtctcccaaagcaacagaaataaaagcaaaaataaaccagtgggatctaatcaaacttacaaactttttcacagccaaggaaaccaaaaagaaaacaaaaagacaacttacagatgggagaaaatactttcaaatgatgcaacggacaagggcttaatctctagaatatgtaagcaacttatacaactcaacagcaaaaaagccaacaacccagttgaaaagtgggcaaaagacctgaagagacatttctccaaggaagatgtacagatggccaacaagcacatgacaaaatgctcaacatcactgatattagagaaatgcaaatcaaaattactacgagataccacctcacaccagttggaatggccatcattaataagtccacaaataacaaatgctggagggggtgtgaagtgccttccctgcactgttggtgggaatgtaagctggtataaccactatggagaacatatggaggtaccttagaaatctatacctagaactaccatatgacccagcaatcccactcttgggcatatatccagacaaaactttccttgaaaaagacacatgcacccacgtgttcactgcagcactattcacaataaccaagacatggaaacaacctaaatgtccattgacagatgattgggttaggaagatgtgtatagacacacaatggaatactactcagccataaaaagaacaaaataataccatttgcagcaacatggatggaactagagactctcatactgagtgaagtaagtcagaaagagaaagacaaataccatatgatatcacctatatctggaatgtaatataaggcacaaatgaacctttctatagaaaagaaaatcatggacttggagagtagatttgtggttgccggagggggggggtggtggttgggaggttaatagatgcaaaccattgcctttgcaatggatttacaatgagatcctgctgtggagcactgaaaactatgtctagtcacttatgacagagcatgataatgtgaaaaaatagaatgtgtacatgtatgtgtaactgggtcaccattgctgtacaggagaaaaagaaattgtattggtgaaataacaattaaaagaagagtaaattaaatttaaaataaaataaatgataataaaagaaatgttcTTATTTATAATCAGCATAGGGAAATACTAACAGGTGCAGTATACAGACTATATAGTTGACTCTTCAACAGGGCGGTTTGGACTGCGAGAATCCACCTATATGCAGatatttttcagtagtaaatactacagcTCTACACAATCCACATTTGGTCGAACTCACAGATTTAGAGGAATCTCAGATACAGAGAGctaaacataaattatatatggTTTAACTCCTGCGTTGTTCAAGGGTCATCTGTATTTGGATTAAATTTAGGACATTTTAAGggaatttttaaataaggaaatctcaatataaaaggacaaaattgTTAGCCATCACCCTATCCCAGTGTATagtttgaaatgagaaaaagatttgGTTAAAGTCCACTATTACAGGTTGAAACTGGGTAATgagtagaagaaaaaaagcacaataaaataaataaccaggaCAAAACTATTTTTGctgaaaaaattagattttattgaGACTAACAGCAAAACACCTTTCTATTCACACTTAATTAGCAATGCATTGATGTTGATGTAGAATTTAAGAATACACGGGAAGAGCAATGATCAGATACAAACTGCTTGCTTCGCTAGTAAAATTCAGGTATATCAGAGAAATACATCTTGCTTTGGCTAGAGATGAGTATCAGTGCAGCACTTGACGCCTGGGTGACTTGTCCAGCATCCTCAAAGACCAGGATCTCAGTACGAAGTCAGCAAGAAGATGGAAGACGTATCTTTCAAGCACATCAGGAGGCAGGAAGACAGTCACATTGTTCAGGTCATTCTGTGCACAGAGAATTGACTGGGGGTCCTGTTGTGGCCTGGAGCCGTTAGTCCATCAGTAGGTGCTGTAGCcaaagccagagccagagccccaTGGCCTGTAAAAGCTGCCACCATAGCAACAGCCCAGGCTGCTAATGTTGCTGCCACCAAAGCTATAGCCcagggagctgtagccattgcATCCATTACCGTAGTTCAGGGGAGAACCCAGGGGCACGACACAGTTCAGGGGCATAGCTCTGTAGGTCCTGTGGAAAGTGGTTCCATAGCAAGGATAGCCCGGGTAGTAGTTTTCACAGCAGAAGAAACGAGTCATGGCAGCAGGAGCTGAGAAAGATTTGGATAGACTATGAAAAGTAAGGTATTCGAGGCTGAATGAAGTTCTTCTCCTGCACTAGGTTTTTCATACCTCATGCTGGTGGGCATGACACGCTTGCCTAGACATCTTCCCATACATTTGCATAGATAATTCTGTTATTGCtaataaaatgtgtttaaagGAACCCACAGACTCATTGCCTATAGTTTTGATGGCTTTTCTGTTTGCAAAGGAATGTGTTGTATCTTCAAAGCAATTGGCCATCCTTAACACGCAGTTGAATTCTTTTCATCAGTGTCCCATGATTTAACCACTGCTCTGATTGCATCATGTGAGGCCCTTTAAATCCTCTGATCATAAACCGCTCCCAGATGACacagctaaaaaaacaaacaaaaaaagccttggCAACAATGTAAACACTTCTACAGCTTCTCCTAATTCTCTCTAAATCATTCAGAAGTATTGGTATACCAACTGTTTCATGGGTAAAGAGTTTCTTTTGgagtaaagaaaattatttggaaCTAGCGGTTTTGCAAAACATTGTGATGTACTATATACCAcagaattgttcactttaaaatagttttatgctatgtgaatttcatctcatttttttttttaatttttaaagcattgttaCAGAAATCCCTCACAAGTCTATTTACAAAGCCtgcaagatggagttcccattgtgatttagcaggttaagaactcagtgTAGTTTCCacaaggatttgggttcaatccctgccctcgctcagtgggttaaggaaccagtgttgccccagctggggtgcaggtcacagatgctgtatATGTGGCTCAGATGTCTAGGCCtcgtaggcctcagctacagctctgattcaacccctagcctgggaacttccacatgaggcaggtgtggctgtaaaaagaaaaataaaaaaagtttgtaaGAACATTAAATAATAGGATTCATAGATGGCTGTGGATAATCTAGTAGGAATTTTCACGTATTCATTTATGAGCATTCTCCTTGTTAGCAAATTTTTTTCATGGAGAACATACAATCTTTGGTTATAAATCATCTTGACAAGGTCAAGGTGTCTTGTTGTGGAGCAACCACTCTGGGCTGAGTGGAATGGTGCCCAACTTAAAGTCACATCACACCGTGCTTGGTTCTTATCGACGCCTAGTAAAACAAACCTGGGTACCATGATCCATTATGAAATACCAGTCACATTTAACTTCTGTTCCCATTTTGTGCTGTATGGCCACTTCTCATGACAAAGGTAAACCAGAGAAAAAGTGAGCTCAGCAAAGTCTATTTCAATTCAAATGTTTAGGAATaagctcttttgcttttttttttctttcctttctctttttttcactttctcagagaaaattctcaaatatctgattgttttttaatatttttattttcaatattaataataatacatactCATGAAGGGCTGACTCTGCGCTAGATTCTGCTCTAAACACTTCACATGtactctttttctatattttactatacatatatctgtatgtatatacattttaagaGGACTGTGTACTTTTCTAGGTATTCATCAAAGGTTCATTCATTTCATGTTGGTAATGATCTTATAATGTGGGTATTATGATTTTTCTAACAAGAAAACCGAGGCCAGGAAGTTTGAGTCAGCTTCCTCAAGTCATATAGTTAATTCCATAGAATCAAGCCCCAAATCCATCCCATGTAGCTCCAAAGCCATGCTCTTCACTGTTCTTCTCTACTGCCTTTGATGTTAGCAATACTTTAAAGGGCTTCAGCTTATAAAGTGCCTCAGATCACTTTGTCTTCTTGAACTCATCATTAGGGAATGGCTAGTTTGAGCTGTCACAACAAACAACTCAAAGTCTAAATGCTTGGAGAAATCAGAGTTTTATTTCATGCTTACATCACACATCCCCCAGGTTGATGGGTGTCTTAGATGAGTGACACTCTCATTCAAAGACTTAAGCTGACAGTTTTCATGATCCGAAATATTACTGATGGAGAAGAGCATGCGGCAAGTCACACACTAGCTCCCAAAACTGCCTCCCAATGTCATGCATCACTTCCACACTCTCCTCACACTACAGCCGTACCTGACTTCATGGTCACGTGGGCCACGCTGCTGTGTACCCAGGAGGAGGAAATCCACGATGCTGCAGAACAGCATCAATGACCCCCTTGGAGACTTTCTACTCCTTACACTGACTACGACAAttcctaaaacatattttaacatgTTTCTAAACTCATTTTCCAAAATTTAGACAACTAGATAAAAGCAAGTTAAAGGGGTTTTTAAGACTTCacacaatacaatttaaaataattctgataCTGAACCATTTTAAGAACACAGTTTTCTTTGCAATTCCTTCACCATCAATCTGTGCATGGTTATAGATTCcctgacagttttcttttctttttttttttttcctttcctcttctttcctccataTTTGCCTAGTCCCTATGTCATCTAATTGAAGGAGGTTAccttaaaaattagttttaaaaatactgattcattttggggaaaaaagaatgagagcagTTCTAACACCATATTTTATTTGACTTATGTGAATATgtgtatcctttttaaagaaaagaggaaagtgcgagttcctgtcgtggcacaataGAAATAAGTACCCATAAggtagcgggttcaatccctggcctcacttagtgggttaaggatctggcattgccgtgaactatggtgtaagtcacagatgcagcctggatctgacatttctgtggtgtaggccagtggctacagctctaattcgacccctagcctggaaacctccatatgctgcaggtgcgccctaaaaaaaaaaaaaaaaaagaaagaaaagagaaagtgaacCGATACAATAGTATCTCTGAGGAAGAAACAAGAAGAGGTCTACTTATATATTCACTTGGATCTTTAATGTGTGTCTTTATCAGAAAGGACTTACCCTCTCCGCTCCCGCAAGAATCATGCATTTAGGCTCCAGTCCCTGTCAAACAGGTATAAAATGACGGTGCTTGCCTTATTTCCTCACAAGACACCTCTTACCTCCCACCCAAGGGTTTCACCTCAAATGTCTAGGAAAGACATCACAAGCCTATGTGTTACCCACGTAAGTATAGTCTAGAAAAGTGGGGTTATTAATGCCCTGAGGGGTGAACGTTTGTCCAAAAGAGATGGGAGTCAATGCACTCTCCTGGACAGAGTTGGGAATCTTTTTTGGAGATGGTCCTATGGAATCAAGCACACAGTTGTACTTGATTTTGTACTTAGCTGTAGTCAACTCAATAAAGCACCATCATTTGAGCTTCCTacccttctctgcttctctccttttgCCCCTCGCCCAGctccctaagaaagaaagaatacataaAGCCTTCACCAGAAACTCTGCTGTCTGGAGAACCTAGCCCAAAACAGCATTTCAAAAAATTGTGTTAATATACCTTtgttgagatacaattcacatatgATCAATTTCACCCtctgtacaattcagtgatttttatattCACGGAgatgtacaaccatcaccactattcaatgtgagaaaaatttcatcacctcaaaaaggaACCCCATAATCTTTCAAAGTCACTCCCCATTTACAACTGCTAATTTAAGTTCTACTTCTatgatttgcctattctggacatttcacataaattgaATCCTACTGTATGcagctttttgtgtctggcttattttctCTTCACATAatgttcatccacattgtagcatgaatcagtattttattttttattgccaaatatttGTCATTGTATGGATACAGCATGGATACATTGTATGGAtacagaatttttctttaatccattcatcaactgatggacatttaggttgtttccagcaTTTGGCTCTTATGATTAATGCTGCCATGATTATTTGTgtacaaatcatttttttttagggccacagccatggcatatggaagttcccaggctaggggttgaattggagacgcagctgctgacctacaccagagctcacagcaatgctggatccttaacccactgaacaaggccagggattgaacctatgtcctcacgatactagtcagattcatttcttctgagccatgttTGGAACtcttagtcaggtttgctacccctgagccacaacgggaacgcctataaatgatttttaacatGTCAAAATTTGAGCTCCTAATTTTCTTCCATATACCTACTCCTTccctagtctttttttaaattttttttgtttttatttttttgtctttttgccatttcttgggccactcccgcggcatatggaggttcccaggctaggtgtctaatcggagctacagctgccagcctacgccagagccacagcaaagcgggatccaagccgcgtctgcaacctacaccacagctcacggcaacgctggatctttaacccactgagcaagggcagggatcaaacccgcaacctcatggttcctagtcagattcgttaaccactgcgccaccacgggaactccgtccTTCCCTAGTCTTTTCTATCTTAGTAAATGACACTGCCATCTAATTgctcaaaacaaaaaatgattttcttttttcatgtaatttcTTTATCCAATCTGTCACCAAGTCCAGTCATCTCTGTCTCCAAAATACATCTCAAATCCACATACATTTGTCTGTTTCTACTGTTGTCATCTAGTCAACCAGCCACTATCTCTATCCAGGACTACTTCCGAGCATCCTTTCTGGCTCCCTCCATATCAGCTAATGTGACCTTTTCAAAATAAAGTGTTTTACCCTACTTAGAAAGCTCTTCAGTGACTTCTTattactcagaaaaataaatattcaaacctCTTACTTGTCCCGGTTCCAATCTAACTTTCCAAACCCACTTCgtacttttccttcctccttataATCCAGTCAGCATGGTCACCTTTGCTCTTGTCTGTCTTCCCTGATGGTAGGCACTTTGTCTGTCTTGTTTGTCTGGCTAATTAGTAGTTAAAACTCAATGAATGTCTCTTGAATAACTGAATAGgggaatgaaagaatgagtgaatgagtgattGAGATGGTTATTGGAGTGTGTGATGAAAGAGGAGTTGACTTACATAGGTGAAGATAAAAAGGTATACAAGGTGAAGGACCACCATTGCCAAGGACAGAGCAGAGGTATAGGTGTTTATTTAGGGATTGGTGAGCTGAACCTTTAGATGGAGGAATGTACATAGGTAGAGAAGTTAAGGTGATATTTCTAGCAAATGAGTGCCAGAGTTAGAGACCGATGGCCCCACATGCAGGGAAGGTGTAGGAAGAGATAAAGAGCAGCTACTAAAGGATTTAATTGAGGAAATGATGTGATTAGAACTGGCTTAGTGTGAATAATGGATTTTGGGAGAGAGCTATGGAGGGCAAGGCATCTATTAATATTCTACTAGAATTGTCAATTCCAAAAATAATCCAGCATCTGAGTTAAGCTTATGGCaataaaaatgggaataagaagACAGATTTTAATGACATTATGGAGGGAAAATTATATGGGACTTATTTAGtgttaaataaaatgtcatccatgaaagaaagaaaggaacccaAAGAATCACCTCTGGCACCTGGATAAAAGGTGCTTCTGGGTAATGGCGATAGAGACATCAGAGAAGGACCTTAACACTCAGGGATCACTGTGCTAAAGAGAttattaacatttgaaaataaagaaaaacagctcagaagaaaaacagctaaatatAATAATCAgattttcatctttcttaaaGTAATACTTCAAGCAGTGTTAGTAAATAAGATACactggataaaagaaaaagactaggagttcccatcatggcacagaggaaaggaatccaactaggaactatgaggttgtgggttcgatcccagtctctatcagtgggttaaggatctggcattgccatgagctgtggtgtaggttgcagatcctgcattgctgtggctgtggtgtaggccggcagctgtagctctgattagacccctagcctgggaacatccatatgccatggctgcagccctaaaaagcaagcaagcaagcaagaaggaaggaaggaaagaaagagagagagagagagagagagagagagagagagaaagaaagagagagagagagagagaagggagggagggagggagggagggaaggaaggaaggaaggaaggaaggaaggaaggaaggaaggaaggaaagaaacgaAGAACCGAACACTGGGGACACCTATTTTTTAGGGGGATGAGGGACAACAGAAGTTAGAGGTCAGTAAAGGAGGGTCAGATTGTAGAAAAGAAGTCAAGATACAAAGCCAACAGATGCCTTGACTAGTGGGAACCTGTGAGGTCAGAAAATTTGATGGTACCTAAGGCCTGAAAGAGTCAAGGGGATGGAAACTGTGAACACTTCACTAAatatggccccccaaaaaattattgtttattaatgaaaaatgttattgCTTTTTTGAGGGAAAATACAGTTTATTGATaacttttgaaggaaaaaattcaGCCAATGAAAGGGGAGAATCTCCATTATACgtaatttaaaattgcatcaatgatttaaaac
Coding sequences:
- the LOC125113617 gene encoding keratin-associated protein 7-1: MTRFFCCENYYPGYPCYGTTFHRTYRAMPLNCVVPLGSPLNYGNGCNGYSSLGYSFGGSNISSLGCCYGGSFYRPWGSGSGFGYSTY